Proteins encoded by one window of Enterococcus saccharolyticus subsp. saccharolyticus:
- a CDS encoding phosphomevalonate kinase, translating to MIEVSAPGKLYIAGEYAVVEPGHPAIIVAVDQFITVTIDSATKNGSIQSQQYSELPIRWTRRNGELVLDHRENPFHYILAAIRLTEKYALEQGTLLAFYDLKVTSELDNSNGRKYGLGSSGAVTVATVKALNLFYDLNMDQLTQFKIAALAHLAVQGNGSCGDIAASCYGGWLAFSTFDHSWVKEKQKTWSMSHLLSSDWPQLSIKPLAMPKNLRLLIGWTGSPASTSDLVDQVNQSTQNQSEKQEAYQQFLTNSKTCVEDLIDGFVDGNVTKIKQMISKNRQLLADLSCITGVRIETPALKQLCDLAEACGGAAKSSGAGGGDCGIVIADQKTGILPLMSRWEKAEITPLPLHVYHYRGGIK from the coding sequence ATGATTGAAGTATCTGCTCCGGGAAAATTATATATTGCTGGTGAATATGCGGTCGTTGAACCAGGACATCCTGCGATTATTGTTGCTGTAGACCAATTTATTACGGTGACGATTGATAGTGCAACGAAAAATGGCAGTATTCAATCACAACAATACAGTGAATTACCGATTCGTTGGACACGTCGCAATGGCGAATTAGTGTTAGACCATCGAGAAAATCCTTTTCACTACATTTTAGCAGCAATTCGTTTAACTGAAAAATATGCACTAGAACAAGGAACCTTGCTGGCTTTTTATGATTTAAAAGTAACCAGTGAATTAGATAATTCGAATGGAAGAAAATATGGTCTCGGTTCAAGTGGTGCCGTAACAGTCGCGACTGTCAAAGCATTGAACCTCTTTTACGACTTAAACATGGATCAACTAACGCAATTCAAAATTGCTGCATTAGCTCATTTAGCTGTTCAAGGAAATGGTTCGTGTGGGGATATTGCCGCAAGTTGTTACGGTGGATGGCTCGCTTTTTCAACATTTGATCATAGTTGGGTAAAAGAAAAGCAAAAAACATGGTCTATGTCACATCTATTAAGTAGTGACTGGCCACAATTATCCATCAAACCATTAGCCATGCCGAAAAATTTACGTTTGTTAATCGGATGGACAGGTAGTCCAGCGTCTACGTCTGATTTAGTTGACCAAGTGAATCAATCCACACAAAACCAATCAGAAAAACAAGAAGCTTATCAACAATTTTTAACAAACAGCAAGACTTGTGTCGAAGATTTAATTGATGGATTTGTCGATGGCAATGTCACAAAAATTAAACAAATGATTAGTAAAAATCGACAATTATTAGCTGATTTATCCTGCATTACTGGTGTCCGTATTGAAACACCTGCATTGAAGCAACTGTGCGATCTTGCTGAAGCATGTGGTGGCGCAGCTAAATCATCTGGAGCTGGTGGCGGTGATTGTGGGATTGTGATTGCCGATCAAAAAACGGGTATTTTGCCTTTAATGAGTCGTTGGGAAAAAGCCGAAATCACCCCTCTACCCTTACATGTCTATCATTATCGAGGAGGAATTAAATGA
- the fni gene encoding type 2 isopentenyl-diphosphate Delta-isomerase, which yields MNRKDEHVSLAKAFHKTKRNDFDDVALLHRSFPSVRVSDVSIATELFEQPLSNPFFINAMTGGSEKTKQYNQQLAILARETDLMMATGSVSAALKDPTVADSYQIVRKEHPNGCFLANVGAGTSLENAQRAVDLFEANALQIHLNAPQELVMPEGDRDFTNWLQTIEEIATHLEIPVIVKEVGFGMTRETIQQLLSVGVTIIDVAGSGGTSFTQIENARRKQREFAYLDNFGISNVASLLEAKDVPVPFELIASGGIRNAYDIFKALCFGAQTVGIAGTILNHLLSNGLEETIALVRQWQSELHILYAMTGTTETAKLKKVPLILTGHAKEWCELRNIDYKKYSSR from the coding sequence ATGAACCGCAAAGATGAGCACGTCTCTTTAGCCAAAGCTTTTCACAAAACGAAACGAAATGATTTTGACGATGTCGCTTTGCTCCATCGTTCATTTCCTAGCGTCCGAGTAAGTGATGTTTCCATTGCTACCGAGCTTTTTGAACAGCCATTAAGCAATCCTTTTTTCATCAACGCAATGACTGGTGGGAGCGAAAAAACCAAACAATACAATCAACAGCTCGCGATTTTAGCACGTGAAACAGATTTAATGATGGCAACTGGCTCCGTTTCAGCCGCATTAAAAGACCCGACTGTCGCAGATTCGTATCAAATTGTCCGTAAAGAACATCCAAATGGTTGTTTTTTAGCAAACGTTGGTGCTGGGACGTCTTTAGAAAATGCGCAACGTGCAGTGGACTTGTTTGAAGCAAATGCGTTGCAAATCCATTTAAATGCGCCACAAGAGCTAGTTATGCCAGAAGGTGACCGTGATTTCACAAATTGGCTACAAACCATTGAAGAGATTGCTACGCACTTAGAAATCCCTGTGATTGTAAAAGAAGTTGGTTTTGGCATGACACGCGAAACGATTCAACAACTTTTATCCGTAGGTGTCACCATCATTGACGTTGCGGGTAGCGGTGGTACAAGCTTTACACAAATTGAAAATGCACGCCGCAAACAGCGTGAATTTGCCTATTTAGATAACTTCGGCATTTCCAATGTCGCTTCACTTTTAGAAGCGAAAGATGTTCCGGTACCGTTTGAATTGATTGCTTCAGGTGGTATTCGTAATGCGTACGATATCTTTAAAGCACTCTGCTTTGGTGCGCAAACAGTCGGTATCGCAGGTACAATTTTAAACCATTTATTATCAAATGGCTTAGAAGAAACAATTGCTTTAGTCCGTCAATGGCAAAGTGAATTGCATATCCTATACGCGATGACTGGTACAACCGAAACCGCCAAACTAAAAAAAGTGCCGCTTATTTTAACTGGTCATGCCAAAGAATGGTGTGAACTACGAAATATTGATTATAAAAAATATAGCTCACGCTAA
- a CDS encoding helix-turn-helix domain-containing protein has product MVYDVFRQLILNRFFLTEDFCKTHQISVSKLRRLISRINAFLKPYDCFIKIGKKVSIVGKESQIRLLFLCFYILCIKKLHVLSGLNQKNI; this is encoded by the coding sequence TTGGTTTATGATGTTTTTAGACAACTTATTTTAAACCGTTTCTTTTTAACTGAAGATTTTTGTAAAACCCATCAAATCAGTGTTTCTAAGTTAAGACGACTCATTAGTCGAATTAATGCTTTTCTTAAACCATATGATTGCTTTATAAAGATAGGGAAAAAGGTGTCAATTGTAGGAAAAGAAAGTCAAATTCGTTTGCTTTTTTTATGTTTTTATATTTTGTGCATCAAAAAATTACACGTATTGAGTGGATTGAATCAGAAGAATATTTAG
- a CDS encoding helix-turn-helix domain-containing protein yields the protein MTDNIIGKKIMDLRKQHNWSQETLAEKLDTSKSTISKIENGSRKLTTDELIRLTEIFNMSADYLLGLKNVPSELQTNHCDLANLLNSDIQLKYADKFIVSEDEKDFFNTVISGHYQLKKQVQKHE from the coding sequence GTGACTGACAATATTATTGGCAAAAAAATTATGGATTTACGAAAACAACATAACTGGTCTCAAGAAACACTAGCAGAGAAACTAGATACGAGTAAATCAACAATAAGTAAGATAGAGAACGGTTCTAGAAAACTTACTACGGATGAATTAATTCGTTTAACAGAAATTTTCAATATGAGTGCTGATTATCTATTAGGTCTAAAAAATGTACCTTCTGAGCTTCAAACAAATCACTGTGATTTAGCAAATTTACTCAATTCTGATATTCAATTAAAGTATGCGGATAAATTTATTGTTTCCGAAGATGAAAAAGATTTTTTTAACACCGTTATTTCTGGGCACTACCAGTTAAAAAAACAGGTACAAAAACATGAGTAA
- a CDS encoding MFS transporter translates to MQKFKVQSIILISIAFILGFSEFIIVGILEDLSAAFSVEMSTVGYLVTMFALIYAFSTPVITTLIGPRRLQNVLLLLMGIFTIGNLATALAPNYVILASSRIVVAIVSGAAISVAMAFGTHLAPREKRAWLIAWLYSGFSVASVFGVPLGTWLSAQFGWRSAFYFITFLSLMILFLIKVSLPADFRQPSSGSNRLKAQLAIFKHRQIQLSVLITMFSLAGVYVVYTYLRPIFSTELRINTSWITIAFIVYGFMSLLSNQFSGKIAEQRGLITMPKIYVFQAGLLLLLPLLLNIRVLGLIDIMLLGLTMYLINSPIQLFVLGIAEKEFPQSLVLASSLNSIFANFGCQF, encoded by the coding sequence ATGCAAAAGTTTAAGGTTCAGAGTATTATCCTCATTTCAATTGCCTTTATTTTGGGGTTTAGTGAATTTATTATTGTTGGAATTTTGGAAGATTTATCTGCTGCGTTTTCGGTGGAAATGTCAACGGTGGGGTATTTAGTGACCATGTTTGCTTTGATTTATGCCTTTAGCACACCTGTGATTACCACATTAATTGGGCCTCGTCGCTTACAAAACGTCTTATTGCTCTTAATGGGCATTTTCACCATCGGAAATTTAGCAACAGCTTTAGCACCCAATTATGTCATCTTAGCAAGTTCACGAATTGTCGTGGCCATTGTTTCAGGTGCAGCGATTTCAGTTGCGATGGCATTTGGGACACATTTAGCACCTCGAGAGAAACGGGCGTGGTTAATCGCGTGGCTGTATTCAGGATTTAGTGTTGCTTCGGTCTTTGGTGTGCCTTTAGGAACTTGGTTAAGTGCTCAATTTGGCTGGCGTTCGGCTTTTTATTTTATTACCTTTTTAAGCTTGATGATTTTATTTTTGATCAAAGTGAGTTTACCAGCTGATTTTCGTCAACCTTCTTCTGGTTCCAATCGTTTGAAAGCACAACTTGCGATTTTTAAACACCGTCAAATCCAATTAAGTGTCTTGATCACTATGTTTAGTTTAGCTGGTGTTTATGTTGTCTATACTTATTTACGTCCGATTTTCTCTACAGAGTTACGTATCAATACGTCATGGATTACAATTGCATTTATTGTGTATGGATTTATGTCGCTATTAAGTAATCAATTTAGTGGAAAAATCGCTGAACAACGTGGGTTAATCACGATGCCAAAAATTTATGTCTTTCAAGCCGGATTATTATTGTTACTTCCTCTCTTGTTAAATATTCGTGTCTTAGGATTAATCGATATTATGTTGCTTGGGTTAACGATGTATTTGATTAATTCACCGATTCAATTATTTGTCTTGGGGATTGCTGAAAAAGAGTTTCCACAATCCTTGGTTCTTGCGTCTTCTTTAAACTCTATTTTCGCAAACTTTGGGTGTCAATTTTAG
- a CDS encoding heavy metal translocating P-type ATPase, giving the protein MPSKEYRVEGLSCPDCSAKFEKNVKELPEVTDAKVSFSVGKISVVGDVSIEEIEKAGAFEKLRIIDESVVKTNNEDIKRNKIIENWPLIVSLILIISAFIYQSFYGETAPVTIGLYVTAILIGGFSLFKEGITDLLKLNFSMQALMTIAIIGASIIGQWSEGSIVVILFAVSEALEKFSMDKARQSIRSLMDIAPKEALVIRDGVEELIHVNEIKVNDIMIIKPGQKIAMDGVIVTGRSSVNQAAITGESVPIEKKVDDEVFAGTLNEEGLLEVKVTKLVTDSTIAKIIHLVEEAQDERAPAQAFVDKFAKYYTPAIMLIALLVVVIPPLFFNGDWNTWLYQGLSLLVVGCPCSLVISTPVSIVSAISNAAKNGVLIKGGIYLEEVGGLQAIAFDKTGTLTEGEPAVTDYISVNTSKESDNFMKIAALESYSQHPLASAILKELSHKKLSIDHINIDNFTSITGKGVQADIDGVTYLIGSSKLFNTELNQSESLKAQYELLQKEGKTAMIFGTSTEILAIIAVADKLRETSQSVITQLHQAGIKHTIMLTGDNQHTAQAIGQEVGVTDIKGDLMPQDKLDYIKSLKNDYLKVAMIGDGVNDAPALAAASVGISMGGTGTDTALETADIALMGDDLEKLPFLIRLSRKTLSIIKQNITLSLVLKLLALLLIIPGWLTLWLAIVADMGATIFVTLNGLRLMKIK; this is encoded by the coding sequence ATGCCTAGTAAAGAATACAGAGTAGAGGGGCTTAGTTGTCCCGATTGTTCTGCTAAATTTGAAAAAAACGTTAAAGAACTACCTGAAGTAACAGATGCTAAAGTAAGCTTTAGTGTTGGGAAAATATCTGTCGTAGGTGACGTTTCGATTGAAGAAATTGAAAAAGCAGGAGCATTTGAAAAGCTAAGAATAATTGATGAATCAGTTGTTAAAACAAATAACGAAGATATCAAAAGGAATAAAATTATAGAGAATTGGCCATTAATTGTTTCACTTATATTAATTATAAGTGCTTTTATTTACCAGAGTTTTTATGGTGAAACAGCACCTGTAACAATTGGTTTATATGTTACAGCTATCTTGATTGGTGGTTTTAGTTTATTCAAAGAAGGCATAACAGACTTGTTGAAACTTAATTTTTCAATGCAGGCTTTGATGACAATAGCTATTATCGGAGCATCTATAATAGGTCAATGGTCTGAAGGGTCTATTGTGGTTATTCTATTCGCCGTTAGTGAAGCCTTAGAAAAATTTTCAATGGACAAAGCTAGACAATCTATTCGCTCATTAATGGATATCGCTCCTAAAGAAGCTTTGGTTATCCGTGATGGTGTTGAGGAATTAATTCACGTTAATGAGATAAAAGTAAATGATATTATGATTATTAAACCTGGGCAAAAGATTGCAATGGATGGTGTAATTGTAACTGGCCGTTCATCAGTTAACCAAGCAGCTATCACTGGTGAGTCAGTTCCAATAGAAAAAAAAGTTGATGACGAAGTTTTTGCAGGAACTTTAAACGAGGAAGGTTTATTAGAAGTTAAAGTAACCAAGTTAGTCACAGACTCAACAATTGCTAAGATTATTCATTTAGTAGAAGAAGCACAAGACGAACGTGCACCAGCACAGGCTTTTGTTGATAAGTTTGCTAAATACTACACTCCTGCCATTATGCTGATTGCACTATTAGTAGTAGTAATCCCTCCTCTATTTTTCAACGGAGATTGGAATACTTGGCTATATCAAGGATTATCTTTACTTGTTGTAGGCTGTCCATGTTCCTTAGTTATCTCAACACCTGTTTCTATCGTGTCAGCAATTAGTAATGCTGCTAAAAATGGCGTTTTGATTAAAGGCGGTATTTACTTAGAAGAAGTTGGTGGGCTTCAAGCGATAGCTTTCGACAAAACTGGTACCTTAACTGAAGGTGAGCCTGCTGTAACTGATTATATATCAGTCAATACTTCTAAAGAATCAGATAATTTTATGAAAATAGCTGCTTTAGAATCATATTCTCAACACCCCTTAGCTTCAGCCATTCTGAAAGAGTTAAGTCATAAAAAATTATCAATAGATCATATAAATATTGATAATTTCACTTCTATTACTGGAAAAGGTGTTCAAGCAGACATTGATGGTGTTACCTATTTAATAGGAAGTTCAAAACTATTCAATACAGAACTTAATCAAAGTGAAAGTCTTAAAGCTCAATATGAGCTACTCCAAAAAGAAGGTAAAACAGCTATGATTTTTGGAACTTCAACAGAAATACTTGCTATTATTGCTGTTGCTGATAAATTGAGAGAAACAAGTCAGTCCGTTATCACACAGCTACATCAAGCAGGAATTAAACATACAATTATGTTGACTGGTGATAATCAACATACAGCTCAAGCAATCGGACAAGAGGTTGGTGTAACTGATATAAAAGGTGATTTAATGCCACAAGATAAGTTAGACTACATCAAATCACTTAAAAATGACTATTTAAAAGTAGCTATGATTGGTGATGGTGTTAATGACGCTCCTGCACTCGCGGCAGCAAGTGTTGGTATTTCAATGGGTGGTACTGGAACAGATACAGCTTTAGAGACTGCAGATATCGCTTTAATGGGTGATGATTTAGAAAAATTACCATTCTTGATTCGCCTTAGTCGAAAAACATTGAGTATTATTAAACAGAACATTACGTTATCTTTAGTGTTAAAATTATTAGCTTTGCTACTTATTATTCCAGGTTGGTTAACATTATGGCTAGCTATTGTAGCAGATATGGGAGCTACTATATTCGTTACTTTAAATGGATTACGGTTAATGAAAATTAAATAG
- a CDS encoding ArsR/SmtB family transcription factor, with protein MNKGICDVDLIHVEDVNDCKQELETKDFSILLTQLKLIADEKRLKILKSLTIKEELCVCDLANILNATIANTSHHLQQLKKIGAVDSRKEGKLLYYRLKNRDLVDIIEFGMTLNKGVEIHA; from the coding sequence ATGAACAAAGGAATTTGTGATGTTGATTTAATCCATGTTGAAGATGTAAATGATTGTAAGCAAGAATTAGAAACTAAAGATTTTAGTATTTTGTTAACTCAATTAAAACTAATTGCTGATGAAAAAAGGTTAAAAATATTAAAAAGTTTAACAATTAAAGAGGAACTTTGTGTTTGCGATTTGGCTAATATTTTAAATGCGACTATTGCTAATACATCCCATCATTTACAACAATTAAAAAAAATTGGTGCAGTTGATTCTAGAAAAGAAGGTAAATTATTGTACTACCGACTAAAAAATAGGGACCTTGTAGATATTATTGAGTTTGGAATGACCTTAAATAAAGGAGTTGAAATTCATGCCTAG
- a CDS encoding recombinase family protein — MKIGYARVSTGLQNLDLQEDSLTSEGCKKIFTDKMSGAKSKRPGLESAMEFAREGDTIVVWRLDRLGRNMQDLITIVNQLNDRGVSFYSIQENITMDKSSSTGQLMFHLFAAFAEFERNLILERSAAGREAARARGRFGGRPEKLTKQDLDLLKTLVDNGTPIKTIAEKWNVSRTTIYRYLNKMEEDNNDRKEKDTN, encoded by the coding sequence TTGAAAATTGGGTATGCGAGAGTCTCAACCGGTTTACAAAATTTAGATTTACAAGAAGACAGTTTAACTTCTGAGGGCTGTAAAAAAATTTTTACTGACAAAATGAGTGGTGCTAAAAGTAAAAGACCAGGATTAGAAAGTGCGATGGAGTTTGCAAGAGAAGGAGACACTATTGTTGTTTGGCGATTAGACCGTCTAGGTAGGAATATGCAAGATTTAATTACTATTGTAAATCAACTAAATGATAGAGGTGTTAGTTTTTATAGTATTCAAGAAAATATTACTATGGATAAATCCAGTTCAACAGGTCAATTGATGTTTCATTTGTTTGCAGCCTTTGCTGAATTTGAAAGAAATTTAATTCTTGAACGTTCAGCAGCTGGTCGAGAAGCGGCTAGAGCAAGAGGTCGGTTTGGTGGACGCCCTGAAAAATTAACCAAACAAGATTTAGACTTATTAAAAACATTAGTGGATAACGGAACTCCTATTAAGACAATTGCTGAGAAATGGAACGTCTCTAGAACAACGATTTATCGTTACCTCAATAAGATGGAGGAAGATAACAATGACAGAAAGGAAAAAGACACTAACTAA
- a CDS encoding Mu transposase C-terminal domain-containing protein, with product MTERKKTLTNFTEEQRNEAIKKYEIIKPYIKNQKELTDVSQETGIPLRTLYRWSKQYNSLGLVGLIRKNRIDKGTIRISDETKQLIQQLYLSNKKMSIATIHRKIIKEHKIDSLSYYQVYKVIKTIEPSLVYLVHKGSKKYDETYDLIHIREANRANEIWQADHTLLDIEILDEKNVVNRPWLTIILDEFSRSVVGYNLSFNVPSAIQTSLTLHQAIWQKKDQRWPVCGIPENFYTDHGSDFTSKHLEQVTIDLRINLIFSRIGVPRGRGKIERFFLTVNQLLLESLPGYIGNKNASNLLTIEEFKDKLHYFLIEDYNHKIHSSLRVTPIEKWNSDIFLPNMPDSLETLDMLLLESSKTRKVHSDGIHFQGIRYTNPNLTAYVGESVLIRYNPSDLVEIRIYYKNEFLCNAISPELSSYSVDLQDLVSARSK from the coding sequence ATGACAGAAAGGAAAAAGACACTAACTAATTTTACTGAAGAGCAAAGAAACGAAGCAATAAAAAAATATGAAATAATTAAACCATATATCAAGAATCAAAAGGAATTGACTGATGTTTCTCAAGAAACTGGTATTCCGCTTAGAACTCTTTACAGATGGTCAAAACAGTATAATTCGTTGGGGTTAGTTGGTTTAATTCGAAAAAATCGTATTGATAAAGGAACTATTCGTATCTCTGATGAGACTAAACAATTAATTCAACAACTATATCTCAGTAATAAAAAAATGAGTATCGCTACGATTCATAGAAAAATAATCAAGGAACATAAAATTGACTCATTAAGCTATTACCAAGTATATAAAGTCATTAAAACTATAGAGCCCTCTTTAGTTTATTTGGTGCATAAAGGGAGTAAAAAATACGATGAAACCTATGACTTAATTCATATTCGTGAAGCTAATCGAGCAAACGAAATATGGCAAGCAGACCATACATTGTTAGATATTGAGATTCTTGATGAAAAAAATGTAGTAAATCGACCATGGTTAACTATTATTTTAGATGAGTTTAGCCGAAGTGTGGTTGGTTACAATTTATCTTTTAATGTTCCTAGTGCTATTCAAACATCTTTAACGCTACATCAAGCGATATGGCAAAAGAAAGACCAACGTTGGCCAGTATGTGGCATTCCTGAAAATTTTTATACAGATCATGGCAGTGATTTTACTTCTAAACACTTGGAGCAAGTTACAATAGATTTGAGAATAAACTTGATTTTTTCAAGAATCGGAGTACCCAGAGGTAGAGGTAAAATTGAACGATTTTTCCTAACGGTTAATCAATTATTATTAGAAAGTTTACCTGGTTATATCGGTAATAAAAATGCTAGTAATTTATTAACGATTGAAGAATTTAAAGACAAGTTACATTATTTTCTTATTGAAGATTATAATCATAAAATTCATTCTTCATTAAGAGTAACACCTATTGAAAAATGGAATAGCGATATATTTCTACCTAACATGCCCGATAGTTTAGAAACACTAGACATGCTATTACTTGAATCTTCAAAAACTAGAAAAGTACATTCTGACGGTATCCACTTTCAAGGGATTCGTTATACTAATCCCAACCTGACTGCCTATGTAGGAGAATCTGTATTGATTCGGTATAATCCATCTGATTTAGTAGAGATTAGAATTTATTACAAAAACGAATTTCTTTGTAATGCTATTTCACCAGAACTATCTAGTTACTCAGTAGACTTACAAGATTTAGTTTCTGCTAGAAGTAAATGA
- a CDS encoding AAA family ATPase, producing MNNSKKFIETKEYRRFEEFCNACIEYKYIGICYGAPGVGKTLSSRYYANWDIIQRQISYKYADKIAEKVTEDILKSNTIFYTAPAEKPSRIGSLIDTVCYHHSITREMYLVRTNKKTESEVYKNMNSYKHVDLIIVDEIDRLKLQQLEQLRSIYDENDLAMIFIGMPGIEKRLSRYPQLYSRIGFAHEFDNLSKDETHHILEYKWSDLGIDLKLEDFSDYEAITTIIKITKGNFRLIHRLFAQIDRILKINNLDVITVDVVEAAKDSLVIGI from the coding sequence ATGAATAACTCAAAAAAATTTATTGAAACTAAAGAGTATCGTCGTTTTGAAGAATTTTGTAACGCTTGTATAGAATATAAATACATTGGTATTTGTTATGGAGCACCTGGTGTTGGAAAAACTCTTTCATCAAGATACTATGCTAACTGGGATATAATTCAACGGCAAATAAGTTATAAATATGCAGATAAAATTGCAGAAAAAGTAACTGAAGATATATTAAAGTCAAATACTATCTTTTACACAGCCCCAGCTGAAAAACCTAGTAGAATTGGTTCATTGATCGATACTGTATGTTACCATCATAGTATAACCAGAGAAATGTATTTAGTTAGAACAAATAAAAAAACAGAATCTGAAGTTTATAAGAATATGAATAGTTATAAGCATGTTGATTTAATTATTGTCGATGAAATTGACCGTTTGAAATTACAACAGCTAGAGCAGTTAAGGAGCATCTACGATGAGAATGATTTAGCTATGATTTTTATTGGTATGCCAGGTATTGAAAAAAGACTATCTCGTTATCCTCAATTATATTCAAGGATTGGATTTGCTCATGAATTTGATAATTTGAGTAAAGACGAAACTCATCATATTTTAGAGTATAAATGGAGTGATTTAGGAATTGATTTAAAATTAGAAGATTTTTCTGATTATGAGGCTATTACTACTATCATAAAGATAACTAAGGGTAATTTCAGATTAATTCATCGACTGTTTGCTCAAATTGATAGGATACTAAAGATTAATAATTTAGATGTTATAACAGTTGATGTAGTTGAAGCTGCAAAAGACAGTTTAGTAATTGGTATATAA